In Polyodon spathula isolate WHYD16114869_AA chromosome 53, ASM1765450v1, whole genome shotgun sequence, one DNA window encodes the following:
- the LOC121307162 gene encoding zinc finger E-box-binding homeobox 2-like isoform X1, translating into MAEESRGKRRKQANPKRNQVTFEKLPALGSEGEDEETQSAMEKKDSQDPGSFNPIDGGEPVSPSEYPRTRSLSPEPSAGEQEQDWPEKDEHMSQQLHGPCEDRAQESELEGLRYLKGLERDSLSPASLPERLQQNGTPIIYPAAPEEAFLPCRTPVRDVSEGNEASPRNPEGIPICPYCNHGYRRDGSLREHIRFCHKREDSSLVCSLCGYSASYHAQMERHMELHSQAQSQLPGLEQSTENRKFKCSQCGKAFKYKHHLKEHLRIHSGEKPYECSNCKKRFSHSGSYSSHLSSKKCLSGGSTNGGVYGGMTASLSPKSPSLPLSLTPTRGAKRGLRESLSDPSYPFRIQDRSLDYKHVEDSPKDNAGVQVSRDMGLEIPTLQKLPHCVPLLPFLNPGREYEHMVSAILQGSGYGQSADFTSSRGMGKVLQECQEQMHKEKPEPNRKPSDPVEPQPSVIPCRWCSQPFPNRAILHQHEKYLCKMNRGAVEAFKGPRECREKDDSRALNFSIKSNLVQDSQKGFNTNTMVNGSSEDPKRFPHHQFPSRTSSPNLPRPNLLCFQAESSQDNSTSASAPVKELRNLDSLQRLACGSPSYLEKRCSAATYEEASSLDLSICPPLKKSRPARERPASRGPQMEPLDLSLPKPREEAGEGSDTNGSTNSTSPITAKDRTAFPGQRTPIIQPHSFGVNSLYRNSVYSAFPFINSMLPSGLVNPGHEGLPGVDLNPAVAGMTFLPQMAYMFEADPEALLKRIQQERQAAMGEVLNRGCLDYLSLLEDGIDVDCGPGRNRLRKTEDGLYACDLCDKTFQKSSSLLRHKYEHTGKRPHQCKICKKAFKHKHHLIEHSRLHSGEKPYQCDKCGKRFSHSGSYSQHMNHRYAYCRKDLDPNSEGAELRQEPTPTDESSYTEDGDFRSEDWEGNCQNLEHDEPAGTADHHEGGEGDEEDIPVDDADTDQRHDHNEMDSTEEQGDTSPVTE; encoded by the exons TCACCTTCGAGAAGCTGCCAGCCTTGGGATctgagggggaagatgaggaaaCCCAGTCTGCTATGGAGAAGAAAGACAGTCAGGATCCTGGTAGCTTTAATCCCATTGACGGTGGAGAGCCAGTCAGCCCATCCGAGTATCCCCGCACCCGGAGCCTGAGCCCAGAGCCCAGTGCAGGAGAGCAGGAGCAGGACTGGCCAGAGAAGGATGAACACATGTCCCAACAACTTCATG GTCCCTGTGAAGACCGGGCACAGGAGTCAGAGCTGGAGGGGCTCCGTTATCTGAAAGGGCTGGAGAGAGACTCGCTCAGTCCGGCCAGCTTACCAGAGCGTCTACAACAGAACGGTACCCCCATAATCTACCCGGCAGCTCCAGAGGAGGCGTTCCTCCCCTGCAGAACCCCTGTGAGAGACGTCTCGGAGGGCAATG AAGCCTCGCCAAGGAACCCTGAAGGTATTCCGATTTGCCCATACTGTAACCACGGATACCGGAGGGACGGCTCCCTACGAGAGCACATTAGGTTCTGTCACAAGCGGGAGGACAGCAGTCTGGTTTGCTCACTGTGTGGCTACAGCGCCTCCTATCATGCACAGATGGAGAGGCATATGGAGTTACACAGCCAAGCACAAAGCCAG CTCCCAGGACTTGAGCAATCTACAGAGAACAGGAAGTTTAAATGCTCGCAGTGCGGCAAGGCTTTCAAGTACAAGCATCACCTGAAAGAGCACCTTCGCATTCACAGCG GGGAGAAACCTTATGAATGCTCCAACTGCAAGAAAAGATTTTCACATTCTGGATCATACAGCTCCCATCTCAGCAGTAAGAAATGCCTAAGTGGAGGGAGCACCAATGGCGGGGTCTATGGTGGAATGACAGCCAGCTTATCGCCCAAGTCTCCCTCTTTGCCCCTGAGCCTGACACCCACAAGAGGGGCCAAAAGAGGCTTAAGGGAGTCCCTCTCTGACCCATCCTACCCTTTCAGGATACAAGACCGATCCTTGGATTACAAGCACGTTGAGGACTCTCCAAAGGACAATGCAGGCGTACAGGTGAGCAGGGATATGGGTCTAGAAATCCCTACACTCCAGAAACTCCCTCACTGTGTGCCACTCTTGCCTTTTTTAAATCCAGGGAGAGAATATGAACACATGGTGAGTGCAATACTACAGGGGAGTGGCTATGGTCAGTCAGCAGATTTTACCTCCTCCAGAGGGATGGGAAAGGTTTTACAGGAGTGCCAGGAGCAAATGCACAAGGAGAAGCCCGAGCCAAACCGCAAGCCATCAGACCCGGTCGAGCCCCAGCCAAGTGTCATCCCCTGCAGATGGTGTTCTCAGCCGTTCCCAAACAGAGCCATACTGCATCAGCATGAGAAGTACCTCTGTAAGATGAATAGAGGGGCTGTGGAGGCATTTAAGGGCCCCAGGGAATGTAGGGAAAAGGACGACTCTCGTGCTTTGAACTTCTCCATCAAAAGCAACCTAGTTCAAGACAGCCAGAAAGGTTTCAATACCAACACCATGGTAAACGGTTCTTCAGAAGACCCCAAAAGATTTCCTCACCACCAATTTCCATCCCGCACCTCGTCTCCGAATTTACCCAGGCCCAACCTTCTTTGTTTCCAGGCAGAATCTTCCCAGGATAATTCCACTTCCGCAAGCGCTCCGGTGAAGGAATTGCGGAACCTAGATTCCCTGCAAAGGCTAGCTTGTGGCTCTCCTTCCTACCTTGAGAAAAGATGTTCAGCTGCCACCTACGAGGAGGCCTCGTCTCTGGATCTGTCTATCTGTCCACCTCTAAAGAAGAGCAGGCCTGCTCGCGAGAGACCTGCCTCAAGGGGACCTCAGATGGAACCCTTGGACTTATCTTTACCCAAACCCAGAGAGGAAGCCGGCGAAGGATCAGACACAAACGGAAGCACAAACAGCACGTCCCCAATTACTGCGAAGGACAGAACCGCATTCCCAGGACAGAGAACGCCAATAATACAGCCGCATTCTTTCGGAGTGAACTCTCTCTATCGTAACTCTGTCTACAGTGCCTTTCCTTTTATTAACTCTATGTTGCCCAGTGGCTTGGTGAACCCAGGCCATGAGGGCCTTCCGGGAGTCGACTTAAACCCAGCGGTTGCCGGAATGACCTTTCTCCCTCAGATGGCTTATATGTTTGAAGCAGATCCGGAAGCTCTTTTGAAAAGGATACAACAGGAGAGACAAGCCGCTATG GGAGAGGTGCTAAACAGAGGCTGCCTAGACTACTTATCGTTACTAGAGGACGGGATAGATGTGGATTGTGGCCCGGGAAGAAACCGACTCAGGAAGACAGAAGATGGCCTTTACGCCTGCGACCTATGTGATAAAACATTCCAGAAGAGCAGCTCACTCCTTCGTCACAAGTACGAACATACAG gGAAGCGACCGCACCAGTGCAAGATCTGCAAGAAAGCCTTCAAGCACAAGCACCACTTGATCGAGCACTCCCGCCTTCACTCTGGGGAAAAACCCTACCAATGCGACAAGTGTGGCAAGCGCTTTTCTCACTCTGgatcctactcccagcacatgaACCACCGCTACGCCTACTGCAGGAAAGACCTGGACCCCAACTCTGAAGGGGCCGAGCTGAGGCAGGAGCCCACCCCCACTGACGAATCCTCCTACACAGAAGATGGGGACTTCAGGAGCGAGGATTGGGAGGGAAACTGTCAGAACCTAGAGCACGATGAACCAGCTGGCACAGCGGACCACCACGAAGGTGGAGAGGGCGATGAAGAGGACATCCCAGTGGACGATGCCGACACAGATCAGAGGCATGATCACAATGAGATGGATAGCACAGAAGAGCAGGGTGATACATCACCAGTAACGGAATAG
- the LOC121307162 gene encoding zinc finger E-box-binding homeobox 2-like isoform X2 → MEKKDSQDPGSFNPIDGGEPVSPSEYPRTRSLSPEPSAGEQEQDWPEKDEHMSQQLHGPCEDRAQESELEGLRYLKGLERDSLSPASLPERLQQNGTPIIYPAAPEEAFLPCRTPVRDVSEGNEASPRNPEGIPICPYCNHGYRRDGSLREHIRFCHKREDSSLVCSLCGYSASYHAQMERHMELHSQAQSQLPGLEQSTENRKFKCSQCGKAFKYKHHLKEHLRIHSGEKPYECSNCKKRFSHSGSYSSHLSSKKCLSGGSTNGGVYGGMTASLSPKSPSLPLSLTPTRGAKRGLRESLSDPSYPFRIQDRSLDYKHVEDSPKDNAGVQVSRDMGLEIPTLQKLPHCVPLLPFLNPGREYEHMVSAILQGSGYGQSADFTSSRGMGKVLQECQEQMHKEKPEPNRKPSDPVEPQPSVIPCRWCSQPFPNRAILHQHEKYLCKMNRGAVEAFKGPRECREKDDSRALNFSIKSNLVQDSQKGFNTNTMVNGSSEDPKRFPHHQFPSRTSSPNLPRPNLLCFQAESSQDNSTSASAPVKELRNLDSLQRLACGSPSYLEKRCSAATYEEASSLDLSICPPLKKSRPARERPASRGPQMEPLDLSLPKPREEAGEGSDTNGSTNSTSPITAKDRTAFPGQRTPIIQPHSFGVNSLYRNSVYSAFPFINSMLPSGLVNPGHEGLPGVDLNPAVAGMTFLPQMAYMFEADPEALLKRIQQERQAAMGEVLNRGCLDYLSLLEDGIDVDCGPGRNRLRKTEDGLYACDLCDKTFQKSSSLLRHKYEHTGKRPHQCKICKKAFKHKHHLIEHSRLHSGEKPYQCDKCGKRFSHSGSYSQHMNHRYAYCRKDLDPNSEGAELRQEPTPTDESSYTEDGDFRSEDWEGNCQNLEHDEPAGTADHHEGGEGDEEDIPVDDADTDQRHDHNEMDSTEEQGDTSPVTE, encoded by the exons ATGGAGAAGAAAGACAGTCAGGATCCTGGTAGCTTTAATCCCATTGACGGTGGAGAGCCAGTCAGCCCATCCGAGTATCCCCGCACCCGGAGCCTGAGCCCAGAGCCCAGTGCAGGAGAGCAGGAGCAGGACTGGCCAGAGAAGGATGAACACATGTCCCAACAACTTCATG GTCCCTGTGAAGACCGGGCACAGGAGTCAGAGCTGGAGGGGCTCCGTTATCTGAAAGGGCTGGAGAGAGACTCGCTCAGTCCGGCCAGCTTACCAGAGCGTCTACAACAGAACGGTACCCCCATAATCTACCCGGCAGCTCCAGAGGAGGCGTTCCTCCCCTGCAGAACCCCTGTGAGAGACGTCTCGGAGGGCAATG AAGCCTCGCCAAGGAACCCTGAAGGTATTCCGATTTGCCCATACTGTAACCACGGATACCGGAGGGACGGCTCCCTACGAGAGCACATTAGGTTCTGTCACAAGCGGGAGGACAGCAGTCTGGTTTGCTCACTGTGTGGCTACAGCGCCTCCTATCATGCACAGATGGAGAGGCATATGGAGTTACACAGCCAAGCACAAAGCCAG CTCCCAGGACTTGAGCAATCTACAGAGAACAGGAAGTTTAAATGCTCGCAGTGCGGCAAGGCTTTCAAGTACAAGCATCACCTGAAAGAGCACCTTCGCATTCACAGCG GGGAGAAACCTTATGAATGCTCCAACTGCAAGAAAAGATTTTCACATTCTGGATCATACAGCTCCCATCTCAGCAGTAAGAAATGCCTAAGTGGAGGGAGCACCAATGGCGGGGTCTATGGTGGAATGACAGCCAGCTTATCGCCCAAGTCTCCCTCTTTGCCCCTGAGCCTGACACCCACAAGAGGGGCCAAAAGAGGCTTAAGGGAGTCCCTCTCTGACCCATCCTACCCTTTCAGGATACAAGACCGATCCTTGGATTACAAGCACGTTGAGGACTCTCCAAAGGACAATGCAGGCGTACAGGTGAGCAGGGATATGGGTCTAGAAATCCCTACACTCCAGAAACTCCCTCACTGTGTGCCACTCTTGCCTTTTTTAAATCCAGGGAGAGAATATGAACACATGGTGAGTGCAATACTACAGGGGAGTGGCTATGGTCAGTCAGCAGATTTTACCTCCTCCAGAGGGATGGGAAAGGTTTTACAGGAGTGCCAGGAGCAAATGCACAAGGAGAAGCCCGAGCCAAACCGCAAGCCATCAGACCCGGTCGAGCCCCAGCCAAGTGTCATCCCCTGCAGATGGTGTTCTCAGCCGTTCCCAAACAGAGCCATACTGCATCAGCATGAGAAGTACCTCTGTAAGATGAATAGAGGGGCTGTGGAGGCATTTAAGGGCCCCAGGGAATGTAGGGAAAAGGACGACTCTCGTGCTTTGAACTTCTCCATCAAAAGCAACCTAGTTCAAGACAGCCAGAAAGGTTTCAATACCAACACCATGGTAAACGGTTCTTCAGAAGACCCCAAAAGATTTCCTCACCACCAATTTCCATCCCGCACCTCGTCTCCGAATTTACCCAGGCCCAACCTTCTTTGTTTCCAGGCAGAATCTTCCCAGGATAATTCCACTTCCGCAAGCGCTCCGGTGAAGGAATTGCGGAACCTAGATTCCCTGCAAAGGCTAGCTTGTGGCTCTCCTTCCTACCTTGAGAAAAGATGTTCAGCTGCCACCTACGAGGAGGCCTCGTCTCTGGATCTGTCTATCTGTCCACCTCTAAAGAAGAGCAGGCCTGCTCGCGAGAGACCTGCCTCAAGGGGACCTCAGATGGAACCCTTGGACTTATCTTTACCCAAACCCAGAGAGGAAGCCGGCGAAGGATCAGACACAAACGGAAGCACAAACAGCACGTCCCCAATTACTGCGAAGGACAGAACCGCATTCCCAGGACAGAGAACGCCAATAATACAGCCGCATTCTTTCGGAGTGAACTCTCTCTATCGTAACTCTGTCTACAGTGCCTTTCCTTTTATTAACTCTATGTTGCCCAGTGGCTTGGTGAACCCAGGCCATGAGGGCCTTCCGGGAGTCGACTTAAACCCAGCGGTTGCCGGAATGACCTTTCTCCCTCAGATGGCTTATATGTTTGAAGCAGATCCGGAAGCTCTTTTGAAAAGGATACAACAGGAGAGACAAGCCGCTATG GGAGAGGTGCTAAACAGAGGCTGCCTAGACTACTTATCGTTACTAGAGGACGGGATAGATGTGGATTGTGGCCCGGGAAGAAACCGACTCAGGAAGACAGAAGATGGCCTTTACGCCTGCGACCTATGTGATAAAACATTCCAGAAGAGCAGCTCACTCCTTCGTCACAAGTACGAACATACAG gGAAGCGACCGCACCAGTGCAAGATCTGCAAGAAAGCCTTCAAGCACAAGCACCACTTGATCGAGCACTCCCGCCTTCACTCTGGGGAAAAACCCTACCAATGCGACAAGTGTGGCAAGCGCTTTTCTCACTCTGgatcctactcccagcacatgaACCACCGCTACGCCTACTGCAGGAAAGACCTGGACCCCAACTCTGAAGGGGCCGAGCTGAGGCAGGAGCCCACCCCCACTGACGAATCCTCCTACACAGAAGATGGGGACTTCAGGAGCGAGGATTGGGAGGGAAACTGTCAGAACCTAGAGCACGATGAACCAGCTGGCACAGCGGACCACCACGAAGGTGGAGAGGGCGATGAAGAGGACATCCCAGTGGACGATGCCGACACAGATCAGAGGCATGATCACAATGAGATGGATAGCACAGAAGAGCAGGGTGATACATCACCAGTAACGGAATAG